The Primulina eburnea isolate SZY01 chromosome 8, ASM2296580v1, whole genome shotgun sequence genome contains a region encoding:
- the LOC140838051 gene encoding uncharacterized protein, protein MELANVSPSLCLYATAPTSPNPCDHKSLAYLYCSAPVSPRRKKQDKGDFPNSNLVDFEFESSKTFSRKQRYRERGDSLPAVAFVDEVFFSGLVMPLKLPPRLQYNSVFNSSSQRWTFAPRSKSPTTMCRIPFACKYTWNDDFDPFTVALERVREEKRGRSGQPRRSRSYSPFRIASKYSCTDTISCNQESYKDKSSMKSINQVSVLRYSGPQELKGSAYARWVRDQKKEGLNPREPKNPSGVRFGLRVRPVRNEHDGRDMPASTKGRDAKDKRGNDSGKSRVGKLKGLLLKYASFGREKNATKLTKKSVQAQKGSYFSRLSFKFRDNGKRMPDDETAAVAEYKTSTISCSYY, encoded by the coding sequence ATGGAACTTGCAAATGTCTCTCCTTCCCTTTGTTTGTATGCAACTGCCCCTACTAGCCCGAATCCAtgtgatcacaagagtctcgcGTACTTATACTGCAGTGCCCCGGTTAGTCCGCGGAGGAAAAAACAAGACAAAGGCGATTTTCCCAACTCGAATCTTGTTGATTTCGAGTTTGAGTCTAGCAAGACATTCAGTCGAAAGCAAAGATATCGAGAGCGTGGGGACTCGCTTCCGGCCGTGGCGTTTGTCGATGAAGTTTTCTTCAGTGGCCTAGTCATGCCTCTAAAACTCCCTCCAAGACTCCAATATAACAGTGTTTTCAATAGTTCTAGCCAAAGGTGGACGTTTGCTCCGAGGTCTAAGTCTCCAACTACAATGTGCAGAATCCCGTTTGCTTGTAAGTATACATGGAACGACGATTTCGATCCTTTTACCGTGGCTTTGGAGAGAGTAAGGGAAGAGAAAAGGGGGAGAAGTGGTCAGCCGAGACGCTCAAGATCATATTCCCCGTTCAGAATTGCCTCAAAGTACTCATGTACTGACACCATCTCCTGCAATCAAGAGTCTTACAAGGACAAGAGCTCGATGAAGTCGATTAATCAAGTTTCCGTATTGAGGTATAGTGGACCACAGGAGCTCAAGGGCTCTGCTTATGCAAGATGGGTTCGAGACCAGAAGAAAGAAGGGCTAAACCCACGAGAACCGAAGAACCCTTCGGGGGTACGTTTTGGACTGCGTGTAAGGCCCGTGAGAAACGAGCACGATGGAAGGGACATGCCAGCTTCAACTAAAGGGAGAGATGCTAAAGACAAGCGTGGTAATGATAGTGGAAAAAGTAGGGTGGGGAAACTCAAAGGACTTTTATTGAAGTATGCATCATTCGGCAGAGAAAAGAATGCTACCAAGTTGACAAAGAAAAGTGTACAAGCACAAAAGGGAAGTTACTTTAGTAGATTGAGCTTTAAGTTCAGGGATAATGGTAAGAGGATGCCGGATGATGAGACGGCCGCGGTCGCTGAATACAAAACATCCACCATCTCTTGCTCATATTACTAA
- the LOC140840063 gene encoding dihydropyrimidinase-like isoform X1 yields MRPPIIRAPGHGKALQAALSTGILQASGKISSSDFVRWTSTEWYVCEIYHLKYFEYLYAFKISIPFYSSARVFDIYPRKGAILVGSDADIIVLNPDSSFKISSATHHSQSDTNVYEGRKGKGKIEVTIAGGKIVWENEELKVVPGSGKS; encoded by the exons ATGAGGCCACCTATAATAAGAGCGCCAGGACATGGTAAGGCTCTTCAAGCAGCTCTGTCGACAGGAATTCTTCAG gcgtctggaaaaatatcttcCTCCGATTTTGTTCGGTGGACGAGCACTGAGTGGTATGTTTGTGAAATCTACCATTTGAAGTATTTTGAATATCTTTatgcatttaaaatatcaattcCCTTTTATTCAAGCGCAAGAGTATTCGACATATATCCAAGAAAAGGTGCAATACTAGTCGGGTCAGACGCAGATATAATTGTCCTAAACCCAGATTCAAGTTTCAAAATAAGTTCAGCTACTCACCACTCTCAATCGGATACAAATGTTTACGAGGGAAGAAAAGGGAAG GGAAAAATTGAAGTAACCATTGCTGGAGGTAAAATTGTCTGGGAAAACGAAGAACTAAAAGTTGTTCCAGGTTCCGGCAAGTCATAG
- the LOC140840063 gene encoding dihydropyrimidinase-like isoform X2 produces MRPPIIRAPGHGKALQAALSTGILQASGKISSSDFVRWTSTECARVFDIYPRKGAILVGSDADIIVLNPDSSFKISSATHHSQSDTNVYEGRKGKGKIEVTIAGGKIVWENEELKVVPGSGKS; encoded by the exons ATGAGGCCACCTATAATAAGAGCGCCAGGACATGGTAAGGCTCTTCAAGCAGCTCTGTCGACAGGAATTCTTCAG gcgtctggaaaaatatcttcCTCCGATTTTGTTCGGTGGACGAGCACTGAGTG CGCAAGAGTATTCGACATATATCCAAGAAAAGGTGCAATACTAGTCGGGTCAGACGCAGATATAATTGTCCTAAACCCAGATTCAAGTTTCAAAATAAGTTCAGCTACTCACCACTCTCAATCGGATACAAATGTTTACGAGGGAAGAAAAGGGAAG GGAAAAATTGAAGTAACCATTGCTGGAGGTAAAATTGTCTGGGAAAACGAAGAACTAAAAGTTGTTCCAGGTTCCGGCAAGTCATAG
- the LOC140840065 gene encoding splicing factor 3B subunit 6-like protein — protein MAAISLRKGNTRLPPEVNRVLYVRNLPFNITSEEMYDIFGKYGAIRQIRVGTNKDTRGTAFVVYEDIYDAKTAVDHLSGFNVANRYLIVLYYQQAKMGKKFDQKKKEEEIQKLQEKYGIGTPASKDK, from the coding sequence ATGGCAGCAATTAGCCTCCGGAAGGGCAACACGCGCCTCCCGCCGGAAGTGAACCGTGTTCTCTACGTGCGCAATCTACCCTTCAACATAACGAGCGAAGAGATGTACGACATATTTGGGAAGTACGGCGCCATAAGGCAGATCCGCGTCGGGACCAACAAGGATACGCGTGGCACAGCTTTCGTGGTTTACGAGGACATCTACGACGCAAAGACCGCCGTCGACCACTTGTCGGGTTTCAACGTGGCGAACAGGTATTTGATTGTGTTGTACTACCAGCAGGCGAAGATGGGCAAGAAGTTTGACCAGAAGAAGAAGGAAGAAGAGATTCAGAAGCTGCAGGAAAAGTACGGTATTGGCACTCCTGCTTCCAAAGATAAGTAG
- the LOC140840064 gene encoding pentatricopeptide repeat-containing protein At1g62350, whose product MWRQGRNLMRQALFRLPLRVKTSRHLITGTASSPSLSIWRRKKEMGKEGLMVAKELKRLQCHPVRFERFMKSNVSRLLKSDLVAVLAEFQRQNLVSLCMKLYDVVRKEIWYRPDMFFYRDMLMMLARNKKVDEAKRVWEDLKREEVLFDQHTFGDLVRAFLDSGLTSKAMWIYEEMRSSPEPALSLPYRVILKGLLPYPELREKVKDDFLELFPDMIIYDPPEDLFDDDRKMRLESDED is encoded by the exons ATGTGGCGTCAAGGTCGGAATCTCATGCGACAGGCCTTATTCCGGCTGCCGTTGCGAGTTAAAACCAGTAGACACCTGATCACTGGAACGGCTTCAAGCCCCAGCTTGTCCATATGGCGGCGGAAGAAGGAGATGGGGAAGGAGGGGTTGATGGTGGCAAAGGAACTGAAACGCCTGCAATGCCACCCTGTAAGGTTCGAGAGGTTCATGAAGAGCAATGTTTCTCGCCTCCTTAAGTCCGACCTTGTTGCTGTCCTTGCTGAATTCCAACGTCAAAATCTTGTCTCCCTCTGCATGAAG TTATATGACGTGGTGCGGAAAGAAATTTGGTACAGACCAGATATGTTCTTCTACAGGGATATGCTCATGATGCTTGCTCGGAACAAAAAGGTTGATGAGGCAAAGAGGGTGTGGGAAGATTTGAAGAGGGAAGAAGTCCTTTTTGATCAGCATACATTTGGAGACCTCGTCAGGGCCTTCTTAGACAGTGGTTTAACAAGTAAAGCAATGTGGATATATGAAGAAATGAGAAGCTCTCCTGAGCCGGCGCTGTCTTTGCCTTATCGTGTCATATTGAAAGGATTACTTCCTTACCCTGAACTGAGGGAGAAGGTGAAAGATGACTTTTTGGAACTCTTCCCCGACATGATTATCTATGATCCACCAGAAGACCTTTTTGATGATGATCGAAAAATGAGATTGGAGAGTGATGAGGATTAG
- the LOC140840066 gene encoding T-complex protein 1 subunit gamma, with product MNSPVLVLKDALKRESGSKVHHANIQASKAVADIIRTTLGPRSMLKMLLDAGGGIVVTNDGNAILRELDVAHPAAKSMIELSRTQDEEVGDGTTSVIVLAGEMLHVAEAFIDKNYHPTVICRAYNNALEDAVSVLDKIALTVDVKDRSTMLGLVKSCIGTKFTSQFGDLIADLAIDATTTVGVDLGEGLREVDIKKYIKVEKVPGGQLEDSNVLKGVMINKDVVAPGKMRRKILNPRIILLDCPLEYKKGENQTNAELLREEDWSVLLKMEEEYIESLCVQILKFKPDLVITEKGLSDLACHYLCKAGVSAIRRLRKTDNNRIAKACGAVIVNRPDELQESDVGTGAGLFEVRKIGDEFFAFVVDCVNPKACTVLLRGASKDLLNEVERNLQDAMSVARNIIKNPKLVPGGGATELTVSAMLKQRSSSIEGIEKWPYEAAAIAFEAIPRTLAQNCGVNVIRTMTALQGKHANGENAWIGIDGNTGDVADMKERKIWDSYTVKAQAFKTAIEAACMLLRIDDIVSGIKKKQAPGAGQAPSKPKIEEEGDADNEQMIPE from the exons ATGAACTCTCCGGTACTCGTCCTCA AGGATGCATTGAAGCGGGAGTCTGGAAGCAAGGTGCACCATGCCAATATCCAAGCATCCAAG GCTGTTGCTGACATTATACGTACCACTTTGGGTCCGAGATCAATGTTGAAAATGCTGCTTGATGCTGGAGGAG GGATAGTAGTGACAAACGATGGCAATGCTATTCTTCGTGAATTAGACGTTGCACACCCAGCAGCAAAG TCAATGATCGAACTAAGCCGAACTCAGGATGAGGAGGTAGGGGATGGAACCACATCTGTCATTGTCCTTG CTGGTGAGATGCTCCATGTTGCAGAAGCGTTCATTGATAAGAACTATCATCCCACTGTCATCTGTCGAG CATATAATAATGCCCTAGAGGATGCTGTTTCCGTGCTTGACAAAATTGCATTGACTGTAGATGTCAAGGATC GTTCAACTATGTTAGGGCTTGTTAAGAGTTGCATTGGCACAAAATTTACTAGTCAATTCGGAGATTTAATCGCC GACTTAGCCATCGATGCCACGACCACTGTTGGTGTTGATCTCGGCGAAGGATTGCGTGAGGTGGATATCAAGAAGTACATCAAAGTAGAGAAGGTTCCTGGTGGTCAGTTGGAGGACTCAAATGTTTTAAAAGGAGTAATGATTAACAAGGATGTTGTTGCTCCTggaaaaatgagaagaaaaataCTGAATCCTAGAATTATTCTCCTTGATTGTCCTCTCGAGTACAAAAAGGGCGAGAACCAAACCAATGCTGAATTGCTGAGGGAAGAAGATTGGAGTGTATTACTTAAAATGGAAGAGGAGTATATTGAGAGCCTATGTGTGCAGATACTAAAGTTCAAACCAGATTTAGTGATAACTGAAAAGGGGCTCAGCGATCTGGCTTGCCATTATCTTTGCAAAGCTGGTGTCAGTGCAATCCGAAGGTTAAGAAAGACTGACAATAACAGAATTGCCAAGGCATGTGGGGCAGTTATTGTTAATAGACCTGATGAGTTGCAAGAATCTGATGTTGGTACTGGTGCTGGATTGTTTGAGGTGAGGAAAATTGGGGATGAGTTCTTTGCGTTCGTTGTTGACTGCGTGAATCCAAAAGCATGCACAGTACTTTTGAGGGGTGCCAGCAAGGATCTTCTGAATGAAGTGGAAAGAAATTTGCAG GATGCTATGTCTGTAGCtagaaatataattaaaaatccaAAACTTGTTCCTGGTGGAGGTGCTACGGAGCTGACTGTGTCAGCTATGTTAAAACAAAGGAGTTCTTCAATTGAAGGCATAGAGAAG TGGCCTTATGAAGCGGCGGCAATAGCTTTCGAGGCTATTCCAAGAACTTTGGCTCAAAACTGTGGTGTCAATGTGATAAGGACGATGACTGCCTTACAAGGAAAG CATGCAAATGGTGAGAATGCGTGGATCGGCATAGATGGAAATACCGGTGATGTTGCTGACATGAAAGAGCGGAAG ATATGGGATTCCTACACTGTGAAGGCACAAGCATTTAAGACGGCCATTGAAGCTGCTTGCATGCTTTTGAGAATCGACGACATAGTTAGTGGGATTAAGAAGAAGCAGGCTCCAGGAGCTGGCCAGGCTCCATCAAAGCCAAAAATCGAGGAAGAAGGCGATGCGGATAATGAGCAGATGATTCCCGAGTGA
- the LOC140840067 gene encoding protein transport protein SEC23 A, which translates to MANKQQSSSVTISTDQATPSPLQVPDRKFSAPSFASPSSWSPPPGPAFPPPPLAQLNQAPSPSTRPPRLLSPANGIRTGSPVPHMSTPPGPPVFSSPLQPAAVPYKTSPATPQPIAYSSGSSFPSSSTPHFSNGSVELHHQISDVTEEHDMESPNVLFSAHKVLKQKKLANVPSLGFGALISPGREVSPGPQVIQRDPHRCHSCGSYANIYCNILLESGQWQCVICRSLNGSGGEYIAQTKEELRNLPELSSPLVDYVQTGNKRPGYIPLSESRTSAPVVLVIDECLDEQHLQHLQSSLHAFVDSLPPTTRLGIVLYGRAVSVYDFSEESMASADVLPGGKSPSEDTLRALIYGTGIYLAPIHASLPTAHAIFSSLRAYKLNLPEASRDRCLGTAVEVALAIIQGPSAEVSRGVIKRPGGSSRIIVCAGGPNTYGPGSVPHSLGHPNYAYMEKVALKWMENLGCEAYRRNTVVDILCAGTCPVRVPVFLPLAKSSGGILILHDDFGEAFGVNLQRAAIRAAGSHGLLEIRCSDDIFVSQVVGPGKEAHNDNHESFKNDSSLAIKMLSVEETQTFAVYMETGRDIKSDFVYFQFMIHFSNIYQAEISRVITIRLPAVDSVSAYLESVQDEVAAVLIGKRTILLAKNLNGALDMQVTLDERIKDVASKFGSQVPKSKFYRYPKEISLLPEHLFHLRRGPLLGSILGHDDEWSVYRSLFLNASFDLSLRMLAPRCLMHRDGGTFEELPAYDLAMQSDAAVVLDHGTDIFIWLGAELAAQEGKSAAALAACRTLAEELTEMRFPAPRILAFKEGSSQARYFVSRLIPAHKDPPYEQEARFPQLRTLTAEQRTKLKSSFIHFDDPSFCEWMRNLKVLPPEPS; encoded by the exons ATGGCCAATAAACAGCAATCTTCCTCTGTTACCATTTCTACTGACCAGGCCACACCATCACCTCTTCAAGTCCCTGATAGAAAATTTAGTGCCCCTTCGTTTGCCTCGCCCTCATCTTGGTCTCCACCACCAGGACCAGCGTTCCCTCCTCCTCCATTGGCACAGCTAAACCAGGCTCCTTCTCCATCTACAAGGCCTCCTAGATTATTATCTCCAGCAAATGGAATCCGAACTGGAAGCCCTGTTCCTCACATGAGCACTCCACCTGGTCCTCCCGTGTTTTCATCTCCGCTCCAGCCAGCTGCAGTTCCATATAAAACTTCTCCTGCAACTCCTCAGCCCATAGCTTATTCTTCTGGTTCATCTTTTCCATCTTCTTCCACTCCCCATTTTTCAAATGGATCAGTTGAGTTGCATCATCAAATTTCTGATGTTACAGAGGAGCATGACATGGAGTCTCCAAATGTTCTATTCTCAGCCCACAAG GTGCTTAAACAGAAGAAGCTAGCCAATGTGCCTAGTTTAGGATTTGGAGCATTAATTTCTCCTGGCAGGGAGGTTTCACCGGGCCCTCAAGTAATACAACGTGATCCCCATCGATGTCACAGTTGTGGATCTTATGCCAATATTTACTGCAACATCTTACTTGAATCAGGTCAGTGGCAATGTGTAATTTGCCGGAGTCTGAATGGAAGTGGAGGGGAATACATAGCTCAAACCAAGGAAGAACTCCGAAATTTACCCGAACTATCTTCCCCTCTTGTCGATTATGTGCAGACAGGGAACAAGAGACCTGGTTACATTCCATTGTCTGAATCTAGAACATCAGCTCCTGTAGTTCTAGTGATAGACGAGTGCTTAGATGAACAACACTTGCAGCATCTTCAGAGCTCCCTGCACGCATTTGTAGATTCCTTACCACCAACTACTAGACTTGGAATTGTGCTTTATGGTCGTGCAGTTTCAGTGTATGATTTCTCTGAAGAATCCATGGCATCTGCCGATGTACTTCCTGGTGGCAAATCACCAAGTGAGGACACCTTGAGAGCGCTGATATATGGGACCGGAATATACTTAGCACCAATTCATGCTTCTCTTCCCACTGCGCATGCCATTTTTTCATCATTGAGGGCATATAAATTGAATTTGCCTGAAGCTTCTAGAGACCGTTGCTTAGGTACTGCAGTGGAGGTTGCCCTGGCAATAATTCAAGGGCCATCAGCTGAAGTGTCAAGAGGTGTTATTAAAAGGCCAGGTGGAAGTAGCAGGATAATTGTGTGTGCTGGTGGACCAAACACTTATGGCCCAGGGTCAGTTCCTCATTCACTTGGTCATCCAAACTACGCATATATGGAGAAAGTAGCATTGAAGTGGATGGAGAATCTAGGTTGTGAAGCTTATCGTCGCAATACAGTGGTGGACATTCTATGTGCTGGAACATGCCCGGTACGAGTTCCTGTTTTTCTGCCTCTTGCAAAATCTTCTGGAGGTATCCTGATTCTCCATGATGACTTTGGAGAGGCATTTGGTGTGAATTTGCAGAGAGCAGCTATTCGGGCTGCTGGTTCTCATGGTTTATTGGAGATTCGTTGTTCAGATGATATTTTTGTTAGTCAAGTGGTAGGCCCTGGCAAGGAGGCACACAACGATAACCATGAATCATTTAAGAATGACAGTAGTCTTGCTATAAAAATGCTGAGTGTTGAAGAAACACAAACTTTTGCAGTATACATGGAGACCGGGAGAGATATAAAGAGTGATTTTGTCTACTTCCAGTTTATGAttcatttttcaaatatttatcaaGCTGAGATCTCCAGAGTGATTACCATTAGGCTCCCTGCTGTGGATAGTGTTTCAGCATATCTAGAGAGCGTTCAAGATGAAGTGGCTGCTGTTCTTATTGGAAAAAGAACTATTTTGCTAGCGAAAAACTTAAACGGTGCTCTTGATATGCAAGTAACACTTGACGAGAGAATTAAAGATGTTGCAAGTAAGTTCGGTTCCCAAGTGCCAAAGTCCAAATTTTATCGATACCCCAAAGAAATCTCATTATTGCCAGAACACTTGTTCCATCTTAGAAGAGGTCCTTTACTTGGAAGTATACTTGGTCATGACGATGAGTGGTCTGTCTACCGATCTTTGTTCCTCAATGCGTCCTTTGATCTATCACTCCGCATGCTGGCACCTCGATGTCTTATGCATCGGGACGGTGGAACTTTTGAGGAGTTACCAGCTTATGATCTTGCTATGCAGTCTGATGCTGCTGTTGTTCTTGATCACGGGACAGATATCTTCATTTGGTTG GGTGCTGAGCTAGCTGCACAGGAAGGAAAAAGTGCAGCAGCTTTGGCAGCATGTAGGACATTGGCTGAAGAGCTTACTGAGATGAGGTTTCCTGCTCCTAGGATTCTTGCATTCAAG GAAGGGAGCTCCCAGGCTCGATACTTTGTCTCTCGGCTGATACCAGCACACAAAGACCCACCTTACGAACAG GAAGCAAGATTTCCTCAGCTTCGAACTTTGACTGCGGAACAGCGGACAAAGCTGAAAAGTAGTTTTATTCACTTTGATGATCCGAGCTTCTGCGAGTGGATGCGGAATTTGAAAGTATTGCCACCCGAACCAAGCTGA